One genomic region from Mesorhizobium terrae encodes:
- a CDS encoding FAD-binding dehydrogenase: MAYDADVIIVGAGLAGLVAAAELAEAGKKVIIVDQEPRQSLGGQAFWSFGGLFLVDSPEQRRMRIRDSHDLALEDWLGTAAFDRPEDHWPREWAKAYVGFAAGEKRAWLSERGIKFFPVVGWAERGGGNAVGHGNSVPRFHVTWGTGPGVLEPFVLRVREAEKQGLITFKFRHRVSELTKSGTAIDGVRGEVLEESSVERGHKSARTVAGDFAFKAQAVIVASGGIGGNHDLVRRNWPERLGKAPKRMITGVPDYVDGRMLAITESAGGSIINRDRMWHYVEGIRNWAPIWTDHAIRILPGPSSIWLDARGKRLPVPLYPGFDTLGTLAHIMKTGFDYSWFILTEKIIRKEFALSGSEQNPDLTNKSWRQVIGRATSGIPGPVKAFLDKGEDFIVERELPALVARMNGLAGGEPLLDIGQVEREIRARDMQLDNPFSKDMQVMALRGARNYLGDKLIRTAKPHKILDPANGPLIAVRLNILTRKTLGGLQTDLDSRVLGADGQPVEGLYAVGEVAGFGGGGVHGYAALEGTFLGGCIFSGRGAGRATAKGVR, translated from the coding sequence ATGGCCTACGACGCAGATGTCATCATCGTCGGTGCCGGCCTTGCCGGGCTGGTTGCCGCTGCCGAACTCGCTGAGGCGGGCAAGAAGGTCATCATCGTCGACCAGGAGCCGCGGCAATCGCTCGGTGGGCAGGCCTTCTGGTCGTTTGGTGGCCTGTTCCTGGTCGATTCGCCCGAACAGCGGCGCATGCGCATCCGCGATTCCCACGATCTCGCACTCGAGGACTGGCTGGGGACGGCCGCCTTCGATCGTCCCGAGGATCATTGGCCGCGCGAATGGGCCAAGGCCTATGTCGGCTTCGCCGCCGGCGAGAAACGCGCCTGGCTTTCCGAACGCGGCATCAAGTTCTTTCCCGTCGTCGGCTGGGCCGAGCGCGGCGGCGGCAATGCGGTGGGGCACGGCAATTCGGTGCCGCGCTTCCACGTCACCTGGGGCACGGGCCCGGGCGTGCTGGAACCTTTCGTCCTGAGGGTGCGCGAGGCCGAGAAGCAGGGGCTGATTACCTTCAAATTCCGTCATCGCGTCAGCGAGCTGACGAAAAGCGGCACGGCGATCGATGGCGTACGCGGCGAGGTTCTGGAGGAAAGCAGCGTCGAGCGCGGTCATAAGAGCGCGCGCACTGTCGCCGGCGATTTCGCCTTCAAGGCGCAAGCCGTCATCGTGGCTTCCGGCGGCATCGGCGGCAATCACGATCTGGTCCGTAGGAATTGGCCGGAGCGGCTCGGCAAGGCGCCGAAACGCATGATCACCGGCGTGCCCGACTATGTCGACGGGCGCATGCTGGCAATCACCGAAAGCGCCGGCGGCTCGATCATCAACCGCGACCGCATGTGGCACTATGTCGAAGGTATCAGGAACTGGGCGCCGATCTGGACCGATCACGCCATCCGCATCCTGCCCGGCCCGTCGTCGATCTGGCTGGACGCGCGCGGCAAGCGGCTGCCGGTGCCGCTCTATCCCGGTTTCGATACGCTGGGCACGCTCGCCCATATCATGAAGACCGGCTTCGACTATTCATGGTTCATCCTGACCGAGAAGATCATCCGCAAGGAGTTCGCGCTTTCAGGCTCCGAGCAGAACCCCGATCTGACCAACAAGAGCTGGCGCCAGGTGATCGGGCGCGCCACCTCCGGCATTCCGGGGCCGGTAAAAGCCTTCCTCGACAAGGGCGAGGACTTCATTGTCGAGCGCGAATTGCCGGCATTGGTTGCGCGCATGAACGGGCTGGCCGGCGGCGAACCCTTGCTTGATATCGGCCAGGTGGAGCGCGAAATCCGGGCGCGCGACATGCAGCTCGACAATCCGTTCTCCAAGGACATGCAGGTGATGGCACTGCGCGGCGCGCGCAATTATCTCGGCGACAAGCTGATCCGTACCGCCAAGCCGCACAAGATACTCGATCCCGCCAACGGACCGCTGATCGCGGTGCGGCTGAACATCCTCACCCGCAAGACATTGGGCGGCTTGCAGACCGATCTCGACAGCCGTGTGCTGGGTGCGGACGGCCAACCGGTCGAGGGCCTTTATGCCGTTGGCGAGGTGGCCGGTTTCGGCGGCGGCGGTGTGCATGGCTATGCCGCGCTCGAAGGCACCTTCCTCGGCGGCTGCATCTTCTCGGGCCGCGGCGCCGGCCGCGCTACCGCCAAGGGCGTGCGTTGA
- a CDS encoding Gfo/Idh/MocA family protein — translation MFRWGVLSTAKIGREQVLPAIADSENGVLTAVASRDVAKARALADRFGAPHAFGSYDELLASPHIDGVYIPLPTSQHVEWTAKTIKAKKHVLVEKPLALDAKDILPLIQLRNQHNVLVCEAFMVIYHPQWIKVRDLIANGAIGRLRHVQGAFTYFNVDPTNMRNQLALGGGGLLDIGVYPTVATRFTTDKEPLRVQASIERDKAFGTDVYSSVRADFGDFELSFYVSTQMAGRQSMVFHGDAGFIEVAAPFNAGAYDHHRIELHNHNHTEAQIFRFPGTQQYRLEAEAFARAARGGKDRVFTLEESVSNQKVIDAIFRAGDKDGWETV, via the coding sequence ATGTTCCGGTGGGGAGTGTTGTCGACGGCGAAGATCGGGCGCGAGCAGGTGCTGCCGGCCATTGCCGATTCCGAAAATGGCGTGCTGACGGCAGTTGCCAGCCGCGACGTCGCCAAGGCGAGGGCCCTGGCTGACCGGTTCGGCGCGCCGCATGCCTTCGGCTCTTATGACGAGTTGCTGGCTTCGCCGCATATCGACGGCGTCTACATTCCGTTGCCGACCTCGCAGCATGTCGAATGGACCGCCAAGACGATCAAGGCCAAGAAGCATGTCCTGGTGGAAAAGCCCTTGGCCCTCGATGCAAAAGACATCCTGCCGCTGATCCAATTGCGCAACCAGCACAATGTGCTGGTGTGCGAGGCGTTCATGGTGATCTACCACCCGCAGTGGATCAAGGTGCGCGATCTGATCGCCAACGGTGCGATCGGCCGCTTGCGCCATGTCCAGGGCGCGTTCACCTATTTCAACGTCGACCCGACCAACATGCGCAACCAGCTTGCGCTGGGTGGCGGCGGCCTGCTGGATATCGGCGTCTACCCGACGGTGGCGACACGGTTCACGACCGACAAGGAACCGCTGCGCGTCCAGGCCAGCATCGAGCGCGACAAGGCGTTCGGCACGGACGTCTATTCCTCGGTACGCGCCGATTTCGGCGACTTCGAACTGTCCTTCTACGTCTCGACGCAGATGGCCGGGCGCCAGTCGATGGTGTTCCACGGCGACGCGGGTTTCATCGAAGTGGCCGCGCCTTTCAATGCTGGCGCTTACGATCATCATCGTATCGAGCTGCACAACCACAACCATACCGAGGCCCAGATATTCCGCTTTCCGGGCACGCAGCAGTATCGGCTCGAAGCGGAGGCTTTCGCGCGCGCGGCGCGCGGCGGCAAGGATCGCGTGTTCACGCTGGAAGAATCCGTGTCGAACCAGAAGGTCATCGACGCAATCTTCCGCGCTGGCGACAAAGACGGCTGGGAGACGGTCTGA
- a CDS encoding aldo/keto reductase: MQKRKLGTELTVFPVGLGCMGMSFAYGGQEEADAIATLHRAVDIGVDFFDTAEVYGPYENEILLGKALKPVRDRVKIATKFGFKISETGKGAERIAGVDSRPEHAKAVAEASLRRLDTDVIDLYYQHRVDPNVPIEDTVGAMAELVKEGKVRALGLSEVSAATLRRAHAVHPIAAVQSEYSLWSRDPEQGVLDVCRELGIGFVPYSPLGRGLLTGAIRKPDELGNDDWRLTLPRFQPEAMDANAKVVATLERFAAEKGVTAAQLALAWVLHQDDFIVPIPGARKIGHLEQNTAAAGIALSETEVAEIGNALSPDKVIGKRYTEAGFALVNG; this comes from the coding sequence ATGCAAAAGCGCAAACTCGGAACTGAATTGACTGTCTTTCCCGTCGGCCTCGGCTGCATGGGCATGAGCTTTGCCTATGGCGGGCAGGAAGAAGCCGATGCCATCGCGACACTGCACCGTGCCGTCGACATCGGCGTCGACTTCTTCGACACGGCGGAGGTCTACGGTCCCTACGAAAATGAAATCCTGCTCGGCAAGGCGCTGAAGCCGGTCCGCGACAGGGTGAAGATCGCCACGAAGTTCGGCTTCAAGATCTCCGAGACCGGCAAGGGCGCCGAACGCATCGCCGGCGTTGACAGCCGTCCCGAACATGCCAAGGCGGTGGCCGAGGCTTCGCTGCGCCGGCTGGATACCGACGTGATCGACCTTTATTACCAGCATCGTGTCGATCCCAACGTACCGATCGAAGACACGGTCGGCGCGATGGCGGAACTGGTGAAGGAAGGCAAGGTGCGAGCGCTCGGTCTTTCGGAAGTGAGCGCCGCCACCTTGCGGCGCGCGCACGCCGTGCACCCGATCGCCGCCGTGCAAAGCGAGTATTCGCTGTGGAGCCGCGATCCGGAGCAGGGTGTCCTCGATGTCTGCCGCGAACTCGGCATCGGCTTCGTACCCTACAGCCCGCTCGGGCGCGGCCTGCTGACCGGCGCGATCCGCAAGCCGGATGAACTGGGCAATGACGACTGGCGCCTGACCTTGCCGCGCTTCCAGCCGGAGGCCATGGATGCCAACGCGAAGGTGGTGGCGACGCTGGAGCGTTTCGCGGCGGAAAAGGGCGTCACCGCCGCGCAGCTGGCACTCGCATGGGTGCTGCACCAGGATGACTTCATCGTGCCGATCCCCGGTGCGCGCAAAATCGGTCACCTGGAACAGAATACCGCTGCGGCGGGCATCGCGCTTAGCGAGACCGAAGTCGCCGAGATCGGCAATGCGCTGTCGCCCGACAAGGTGATTGGCAAGCGTTATACGGAAGCGGGCTTCGCGCTGGTCAACGGCTAG
- a CDS encoding LysR family transcriptional regulator, which translates to MDRTHFAQLAVLAAVADKGSFRGAARDLAIAPSAVSHAVSSLEARLGVRLLARSTRSVAPTEEGARLLERLRPALSEIDLALEAAVEVRDRPAGNLRLTVPRTALKLVLSPKLAAFTLAYPDIVLDIAIEDRFTDVVEGGFDAGVRLGESLQQDMVAVRIGPQIRSAVVGAPSYFATMPKPRHPRDLLEHRCIRFRFSSGVLYRWEFARGGEEIELPVQGPLILGIDDSIVQAAVDGAGLAFVFEDYVEDTLASGALVRVLEDWCPPFDGFYVYYPSRRQMRPALRAFVDFFRWRE; encoded by the coding sequence ATGGATCGAACGCATTTCGCCCAGCTGGCCGTTCTGGCCGCCGTTGCCGACAAGGGCAGCTTTCGTGGCGCCGCCAGGGATCTGGCCATCGCGCCGTCAGCGGTGAGCCATGCGGTTTCCAGCCTGGAGGCCCGTCTCGGCGTGCGGCTGCTCGCGCGCAGCACACGCTCGGTCGCGCCTACCGAGGAAGGAGCCCGGTTGCTAGAGCGCCTGCGGCCGGCCCTTTCCGAAATCGATCTGGCGCTGGAGGCGGCCGTCGAGGTACGCGACCGGCCGGCCGGCAATTTGAGACTGACCGTGCCTCGAACCGCCTTGAAGCTGGTGCTGTCTCCCAAGCTTGCCGCCTTTACGCTGGCCTATCCCGATATCGTTCTCGACATTGCCATCGAGGACCGTTTCACCGACGTGGTCGAGGGTGGCTTCGATGCCGGCGTGCGTCTTGGCGAAAGCCTGCAGCAGGACATGGTCGCCGTGCGTATCGGTCCGCAAATCCGCAGTGCGGTCGTTGGCGCACCTTCCTATTTCGCGACGATGCCCAAACCGCGACACCCTCGCGACCTTTTGGAGCATCGTTGCATCCGCTTCCGGTTTTCCAGCGGCGTGCTCTATCGCTGGGAATTCGCCAGAGGCGGCGAGGAGATCGAACTGCCTGTGCAAGGGCCGTTGATCCTCGGTATCGACGATTCGATTGTCCAGGCGGCCGTCGACGGCGCCGGCCTTGCCTTCGTCTTCGAGGACTATGTCGAGGACACACTGGCATCCGGCGCGCTCGTGCGCGTCCTGGAAGACTGGTGCCCACCCTTCGACGGTTTCTACGTCTACTATCCAAGCCGCCGTCAGATGCGTCCGGCGCTCCGCGCTTTCGTCGACTTTTTTCGCTGGCGGGAGTAG
- a CDS encoding Tim44 domain-containing protein, whose amino-acid sequence MISGKTRAFALLATFVMAFTLVSTDFADARRGGSFGSRGTRTFQSAPATRTAPNPTAPVERSMTPNTGPTATTRQPQPGMVQQQRPGLFGGLGGSLMRGILIGGLFGALLGYGFGGMAGALGFIVQLLLVGLLVMLALRFFRSRAAPATAAGPAIGGSDPRDAFGRTANRDAHDEAPAGNGRAGSFSIPGFGTQPAAQPQDIELTKDDLDVFERMLGEVQTAFAKEDHAGLRRLTTPEMVSYFSEELAENAQHGQRNDVTDVHLVQADVAEAWREDGQDYATAAFRYESIDVMRDRTTGKVVKGDEKPTETTELWTFTRPRNGDWKLSAIQEASA is encoded by the coding sequence ATGATCTCTGGAAAGACCCGTGCCTTTGCACTCTTGGCCACGTTCGTGATGGCCTTCACCCTGGTATCCACTGATTTTGCCGATGCACGGCGCGGCGGCAGTTTTGGCAGCCGCGGCACGCGTACGTTCCAGTCGGCACCGGCCACGCGCACTGCGCCGAACCCGACCGCTCCGGTCGAGCGCAGCATGACGCCCAATACCGGGCCGACCGCGACCACCCGGCAGCCGCAGCCAGGAATGGTCCAGCAACAGCGCCCCGGCCTCTTCGGTGGTCTTGGCGGTTCGTTGATGCGCGGCATTCTGATCGGCGGCCTGTTCGGCGCGCTGCTGGGTTATGGTTTCGGCGGCATGGCCGGCGCGCTTGGCTTCATCGTGCAGCTTCTGCTGGTCGGCCTCTTGGTGATGCTGGCTCTGCGCTTCTTCCGTTCGCGTGCCGCGCCGGCAACGGCCGCGGGACCAGCCATCGGCGGCTCCGACCCGCGCGACGCGTTCGGACGCACCGCAAATCGCGACGCGCATGACGAGGCTCCGGCGGGCAACGGCCGGGCTGGCTCGTTCAGCATTCCAGGTTTTGGAACGCAGCCCGCAGCGCAGCCGCAGGACATCGAGCTGACCAAGGACGACCTCGACGTGTTCGAGCGCATGCTGGGTGAAGTCCAGACCGCCTTCGCAAAGGAGGACCATGCAGGATTGCGCCGGCTGACCACGCCGGAGATGGTCTCCTACTTCTCGGAGGAACTGGCCGAGAATGCCCAGCACGGGCAGCGCAACGATGTTACCGACGTGCATCTGGTTCAGGCCGACGTCGCCGAAGCTTGGCGCGAGGATGGTCAGGATTACGCCACGGCCGCCTTCCGTTATGAGTCCATCGACGTGATGCGTGATCGGACGACCGGCAAGGTGGTGAAGGGCGACGAGAAGCCAACCGAAACGACGGAGCTGTGGACCTTCACCCGCCCGCGCAACGGCGACTGGAAATTGTCCGCGATCCAGGAAGCATCCGCCTAG
- a CDS encoding YceI family protein — MRTRSLAIAAIATAAVAISAAHAAISLGEAAGRYTISQAGSNIRFSIGKAGGGSLAGAFAHFSGNIRIDRGDAGHSEVDITIFPASVTTGEQRIDAFLRSDAVFDAANSPEIRFRSDSVRRTGDTSALITGSLTARGRTMPEKFVAELKSSGAGGIQFHVTGKVLRSRYGMDVGTPLYSNVVDFDMMLAGRRG; from the coding sequence ATGCGAACCCGCAGTCTGGCTATCGCGGCGATCGCCACGGCTGCGGTCGCCATATCCGCCGCCCATGCTGCCATATCGCTCGGTGAAGCCGCCGGCCGCTACACCATCAGCCAGGCCGGTTCGAACATCCGCTTTTCGATCGGCAAGGCCGGCGGCGGCAGCCTCGCCGGCGCTTTCGCCCACTTTTCCGGTAACATCAGGATCGACCGTGGCGATGCCGGCCACTCGGAAGTCGATATCACCATCTTCCCGGCCAGCGTCACCACTGGCGAGCAGCGCATCGATGCTTTCCTGCGTTCTGACGCCGTCTTCGACGCGGCCAATTCACCGGAAATCCGCTTCCGTTCGGATAGCGTAAGGCGGACCGGCGACACCTCCGCATTGATCACCGGCAGCTTGACGGCGCGGGGTCGGACAATGCCGGAAAAGTTCGTTGCCGAACTCAAATCATCGGGCGCCGGCGGTATCCAGTTCCATGTCACCGGCAAAGTGCTGCGCTCGCGCTATGGTATGGATGTCGGCACGCCGCTCTATTCCAACGTCGTCGATTTCGACATGATGCTTGCCGGCCGGCGCGGTTAG
- a CDS encoding aldo/keto reductase, with product MPAIRTTRLPAGIDVPVLGQGTWHMGEDKRRPADEVAALRLGLDLGLSLIDTAEMYASGGAEEVVREAIAGRRDEVFLVSKVLPSNASRQRTIAACEASLKRLGTDRIDLYLLHWRGGVPLAETVEAFETLQAAGKIGHWGVSNFDTDDMRELAGVPSGAGVQTNQVLYNLESRGIEFDLLSASQRAGIPVMAYSPIGQGGFVSDDRLAAIARRHGVSTTQVALAWVLRHEGVIAIPKAVRPEHIRANRAAADLRLTAADLAELDAVFPPPRRKTPLEMI from the coding sequence ATGCCGGCGATCCGCACCACGCGCCTTCCCGCCGGCATCGATGTTCCAGTGCTGGGGCAAGGCACCTGGCATATGGGCGAGGATAAGCGCCGCCCTGCCGACGAAGTGGCGGCGCTACGGCTCGGCCTCGATCTCGGCCTGAGCCTGATCGACACGGCGGAAATGTATGCTTCGGGCGGTGCCGAAGAGGTGGTGCGCGAAGCGATCGCCGGCCGTCGCGATGAAGTCTTCCTGGTCTCCAAGGTGCTGCCGTCGAATGCCTCGCGCCAGCGCACCATTGCTGCCTGCGAGGCCAGCCTGAAGCGGCTCGGCACCGACCGTATCGATCTTTACCTGCTGCATTGGCGCGGCGGCGTGCCGCTGGCCGAAACGGTCGAGGCTTTCGAGACCCTCCAGGCTGCCGGCAAGATCGGCCATTGGGGCGTCAGCAATTTTGACACCGACGATATGCGCGAACTGGCCGGCGTGCCTAGCGGCGCCGGCGTGCAGACCAACCAGGTGCTCTACAATCTGGAAAGTCGCGGTATCGAGTTCGACCTTTTGTCGGCCTCGCAACGCGCGGGTATCCCAGTGATGGCCTATTCGCCGATCGGCCAGGGTGGGTTCGTGAGCGACGACAGGCTTGCCGCGATCGCAAGACGTCACGGCGTCAGCACCACGCAGGTGGCGCTGGCCTGGGTCCTGCGCCACGAGGGCGTCATCGCCATCCCGAAGGCGGTACGGCCGGAACATATCCGCGCCAATCGTGCCGCAGCCGACTTGCGATTGACCGCCGCCGACCTAGCGGAACTCGACGCCGTCTTCCCGCCGCCGCGCCGCAAGACGCCGCTGGAGATGATCTGA
- a CDS encoding cytochrome b, with translation MTSLIRNTPTRYGWITILLHWTVGVLFIAQLALGIVMTKLSSQRTAFELIQLHKSLGFLLLGVVVLRLGWRLTSMMPELPAGTGRLERLVAPIAHFALYALQLALPLTGWALVSVSVLEIPSMPFGLFVMPNLPFGSSEAAENFWTATHAYLAYVGMALIGVHVLAALHHHFWRRDSVLVRMISPSRRCDGRKSE, from the coding sequence ATGACGTCCTTAATCCGAAACACACCGACCCGTTACGGCTGGATCACGATCCTGCTGCACTGGACCGTTGGCGTGCTGTTCATCGCTCAGTTGGCGCTTGGGATCGTCATGACGAAATTGTCGAGCCAGCGTACCGCCTTCGAACTGATCCAGTTGCACAAATCGCTCGGGTTCCTGCTCCTCGGCGTTGTGGTGTTGCGGCTGGGTTGGCGGCTGACGAGTATGATGCCTGAACTGCCCGCCGGCACGGGGCGGCTCGAACGGCTAGTGGCACCGATCGCTCACTTCGCGCTTTACGCGCTGCAACTCGCCTTGCCCCTCACTGGCTGGGCGCTGGTCTCGGTCTCGGTGCTGGAAATTCCCAGCATGCCCTTCGGTCTGTTCGTCATGCCAAACCTGCCGTTCGGCTCCTCTGAGGCCGCCGAGAATTTCTGGACGGCGACGCATGCCTATCTCGCTTACGTCGGCATGGCGCTGATTGGGGTGCATGTCCTGGCCGCGCTGCATCACCATTTCTGGCGGCGGGATAGTGTTCTGGTCCGCATGATTTCGCCTTCACGCCGGTGTGATGGCCGCAAGTCGGAATAG
- a CDS encoding nucleotidyltransferase family protein produces the protein MNHLRHSGLPFAEQVAALDLILRADPIVWEALERARDLDLPDGMIVSGAIYNTVWNSLTGRPAGYGIKDIDLFYCDGSDLSYDAEDVIIRRATRHFAGLPLPVEVRNQARVHLWYPDRFGRTCPAYRSSAEPLDHFASRTHSVGVRLTSTATLAVTAPFGLDDIFSFRIVPNRVTDNRETHEAKGRRAVALWPELSVMPW, from the coding sequence ATGAACCATCTGCGTCATTCCGGCCTGCCCTTTGCCGAGCAGGTGGCCGCGCTGGACTTGATCTTGCGGGCCGATCCGATCGTGTGGGAAGCGCTTGAACGCGCACGCGATCTCGACCTGCCGGACGGGATGATCGTCTCCGGCGCCATCTACAATACGGTGTGGAACAGCTTGACCGGCCGGCCGGCCGGCTATGGCATCAAGGACATCGACCTCTTCTATTGCGATGGCTCCGATCTTTCCTATGACGCCGAGGATGTCATCATCCGCCGTGCGACTCGGCACTTCGCGGGCTTGCCGCTTCCGGTCGAGGTCCGCAATCAGGCCCGCGTGCATCTTTGGTATCCGGATCGTTTCGGCCGGACCTGCCCTGCTTATCGTTCGAGCGCTGAACCCCTCGACCATTTTGCGTCGCGAACACACTCGGTCGGCGTGCGGCTGACCTCGACCGCCACGCTCGCGGTAACGGCGCCCTTCGGTCTCGACGATATCTTTTCCTTCCGCATTGTGCCGAACCGCGTCACGGACAATCGCGAAACCCATGAGGCGAAGGGCAGGCGCGCCGTGGCATTGTGGCCCGAGCTCAGTGTCATGCCCTGGTGA
- a CDS encoding Lrp/AsnC family transcriptional regulator, protein MKELDAKDRDILAILSKEARIPLKTLAARIGLSRSATSERVALLEKSGVIRGYRADIGQLEQNQVFAFLMVTLVRTPSIGMLDQLARHPEVRRVSSISGQVDLVVEVEVPSIDRLNTLRDLIASHQSVEDLTSLIVLRRDIDRI, encoded by the coding sequence ATGAAGGAACTCGACGCCAAGGACCGGGACATCCTCGCGATCCTCTCGAAGGAGGCGCGCATTCCGCTCAAGACGCTGGCTGCAAGGATCGGGCTCTCGCGCAGCGCCACCAGCGAACGCGTGGCGCTGCTTGAAAAAAGCGGTGTCATCCGCGGCTATCGCGCCGATATCGGGCAACTGGAGCAAAACCAGGTTTTCGCCTTCCTGATGGTGACGCTGGTGCGCACACCGTCCATCGGTATGCTCGACCAACTGGCGCGTCATCCCGAGGTCAGGCGCGTATCCTCCATCTCCGGCCAGGTCGACCTCGTCGTCGAGGTGGAAGTGCCGTCCATCGACCGGCTGAACACGCTGCGCGATCTGATCGCCTCGCACCAGAGCGTCGAGGACCTGACTTCGCTGATCGTGCTCAGGCGCGATATCGATCGTATCTGA